From Dechloromonas sp. A34:
CCGGGGCCGGGTTCTTCAGGTAGTCGGCGTCGAAGCGGGCCTGGACGACCGGCTCGGCGGCGGGGCCGGCGGGGCGGGCTTGACGTCGGGCGGCGCGGCGACCGGGCGGCCGGGCCGGCACCGGGCTGTTGGTGGCTTCGATCTGCGGGGTCGGCAGCTTGGGGGTGGGCGTCGGCTTCTGGCGCACTGGTTCCGGCTTGATCACCGGCAGCGGCTTCGGTTCCGGCGCCTTGGGGGCTTCGGGCTGCAGCAGGTCGACGATCAGCGGCATTTCCATGATCTGGGGCGCGACGGTCTTGGCGGCCAGGATCAGCAGGAAGACCCCGACATGCGCCCCGATGACGATGCCCAGCAGGCCGCTGCGCTGGGCGGATGTGGGGCGGGAGAGGGCGTAGCTCATAAGATTCGCTTTCCGGATCGTCCCGCGCCTGGCCGAAAAAACCCTTGGCTGGCTGGCATTTGCGCGCTGGCTGCGGGAACGAGGGATTTACAACGGAGAGAAATTACTTGGTCAGGATCAGCTTGTTTTCGCGGGTCACGCGCAACAGGTAACGCTGGCCGGCATGCTCGATTTCAAGGGCACTGTTGCCGCGCAGCAGTTCTTCGCTGGCGATGCGCGGCCGGGGCTGGGTGTTTGCGGCGGCAGAGGCGGGAGCTGTAGGTTTGGGCATGGTGTCCATGATTTTTGGATGCAAACGAGAATGAATCGCATTGTGTTGGTAATGAGAATTAGTGTCAACTACGTTAATGAAGTTATTCCGCCATGCTGCATTGCAGATGCGAAAAAGCATCGCGAACGGGCCATGCCCGCTGGCGATGCTTTGGGTCGTTTGACGCAGCCGATGCCGCTTGCGGGCGGCGTCGGCTGGTGACGGCTGCTTAGAACGAGGTCGTGAAGGTCAGGCGGGCATTGCGCGGAGCGCCCGGGCTGATGTTGTTGTTGGCATCGGCGGTCGGGAAGTACTCCTTGTCGAGCAGATTCTCGACATTGAGCGCGAGACGCATTTTGTCGCCCGCGAAGCTGTAGTACAGCGCGCCGTCGAAGCGGGTGAAGCCCGGCAACTGGACCCGGTTGTCGGCATTGGCATACGACGCGCCCTGATAGACGACGCCCAGGCCGGCACCCAGGCCATGGCCGACATTGACGCGGTTCCAGACCGATAGCGTGTTCTCCGGCACCAGTTGCGGCCGGTTGTTGAGATTGCCGGCAGTGGCGGTAGCCTTGGTGATGCGGGCGTCGAGATGGGCGTAGCCGGCATAGACCTGCCAGTTGCGCGTGACGTTGCCCTGCAGACCGAGTTCAACGCCTTCGGTCTGCGTCTGGCCGGTGAGCACGATGCCGCCCAGGCCGTCGGCATTGCGGACGTTGTTGCGGTCAAGACGGAAGACCGCAGTCGACAGCGATAGGTTGGGCAACAGGTCCCAGCGCCCGCCGATTTCGTAGTTCTTGGCGTTTTCCGGGTCGAGGTTGGCGGTATTGGCCGCCAGACCCAGGGTTTCGGCCGAGGGCAGGAAGGAGTAGCTGTAGCTCGCGTAATAGCTCTGGCCAGTGGTCGGCGACCAGATCAGGCCCAGGCGCGGGCTGAATTCCTTGTCGGTGTGCTCGAGATTGACCGGCGTGACCAGGGTGCGGCGATCGTCGAGCTTGGCCTTGAAGTAGTCGTAGCGCAGGCCGGCCAGCAGCTTCCATTCCTTGGAGAAGGCGATCTGGTCCTGGACGTAGAGCGCCGCGACGTCGGCCTTGACGTTGTTGTCGGCGTCGGTGCCGTTCGGGCGGAAGCTGGTGGCAATCGCCCGCGGATTGGCGACCGGCACGGTAATGCTGGTGGCGGCGCCGAAGAAGCCGGTATTGCGCTTGTTGGTGCTGTCCTGGTGGCCGAGTTCGAGACCGGTGAGCAGGGTGTGCTCGAGCGGGCCGGTCGTGAAGCGGGTGATCAGGTCGGTCTGATTGAAGATGTTGGTGCGCTCGTTGGCATTGTTGTAGGCATTGATCGTCACACGTTCGGTCGCGCTGACCGGCTTCGTGGTGGACGGATAGACGTTCTGGTAGAACTTGTCGTAGTGCGTGACGCGAAAGCTGTTTTTCAACTGCATGCCGCCACCGAGATCATGCTCGAGGATGGCGTAGGCGCCATCTACCGTCGAGCGTGCATTGCTCTGCTCGGGGTTGCCGAAGAAGGTCTTCGGGTCGGCAGCGTAGGGCTTGCCGTTCTTCGACGGGAAGCCGCGGTCGGCCGTGCGCTCGTCCTTCAGATGCTCGTAGCCCAGGGTCAGGGTCGTGGTCGGCGCCAGCAGGAAGGTGACCGTTGGATTGATCGCGAAGCGCTGGAGGTCGGCGCCGTCGCGGAAGCTGTCGGCGGTTTCGCCCATCACGTTCAGGCGCCAGGCCGCGGCGTCGCTCAGCTTGCCGCCGACGTCGGCCGTGCCGCGCAACTGGCTGTACTGGCCGAGCGTGACGCTGGCTTCGCCGACATGGCCGAAGACCGGTTTCTTGGTGACCCGGTTGATCACGCCGCCAGCGCCGCCTCGACCGAAGATCATGCCGCCGGCGCCTTTGAGCACTTCGACGCGTTCCAGGTTGTAGAGGTCGCGGAAGACCTGCGCATCGTCGCGGATGCCGTCCACGTACATGTCGGCGCCGGCACTCATGCCGCGCAGGATGAACTGGTCGCGGTTGCCTTCGCCCTGGTGGGCGAGGGCGCCGGGAACGTAGCGGATAGCGTCGGCCATGCTCTGCATCGCCTGGTCCTTCATCAACTCGGCCGGAACGACGGAGACCGAGGCCGGGACTTCCTTGAGCGGCGTGTCGGTCTTGGTGAATGAAGCGGAACGGGTGGCCCGGTAGCCGTTGACTGCGCCGTCGGCGCGCTCGGCTTTTTCGACGACGTTGATCGGCGTCAGGGTCTGTTCTTCAGCTGCCGCGCTTCCGGCACCCAGGCTGGCCAAGACGGCAAGCACGGACAGTTTGAGTTTGAATTTGCTACACATGGACCTACTCCATACAGATTGAGGCTGGCTGGGGTACGTCGCCTGGCTTGCCGGTGGTTGAATGATTTTTCGAGCTGATGCGGGAGAGGGAGGGCGATCAGCGACCGCGACGAATTGTTGTTGGCCCCCTCCGACATTCGCGGGAACCATAAGAGCAATCGCCGTACCAGGAGATTTCCCGGAATTATGGCTACAAGTGCAATTGAGAATTGTTCGCATAACCAGATATTTAGCTAAATTGACGGATGAATGCTGTCTCGAAATAGGGAAAATCCATCTCGAATCTGGTAATCGGGCGACGCCGAAATACTGGTGGGGCGAGGCTCTCCGCCGAATTTCCAGGCTGCGCAGAACGGGCAAGAAACAGGGGGCGCCGTTGCCGGCCCCCTCTGCGTATTCCGTCGTCGGTCAGAAGGTCGTTTCGATGGGGGATTCAGTGCTCAATCGGCGCTACGCTCGGCCAGCGCCTCGTGGCTTTCGGTCTGGCCGATCAGGCGGGAAAGGCCCGAGATCCCGGTGGTTTTCATGTAAAGGCAGGGCTTGCCGGTGCGCTTGCATTGTTCCTTGACCCGCCAGTAGGCGTTGTGACTGATGCAGCCGGCCTGGCAGATGACGAGGTCGGCGGCGGCGAGGGCGGCATCGATGCGATGCAGGCTTTCCTCCTGGCCGCCGTCGTGATGCAGGAAACGGCCACCGCGCTGCTCGATCATCTGGCGGTAGGCATTGATGGCGCCGGAGCGGCCGCCGACGCAGAGCACGCACTTGCCGGAGACATCGACGCCGGTGTTGGCCTCGGCATCCGGGGGCGGCGTATCGCCGTGGCCGGCGCTCAGCTGGCGTAAGGCCTGATCGGTCTGGCCGAGCGCCCGTTTCAGACTGGCGACTTCCTGTTCGAGCCTGGCGGCGTGGGCGCTCAAGGCGGTGGTGCGGGCTTCGGCATCGCTTGCCCGGCGGGCTAGCAGCTGCCGTGCCTTGAGGTCGGGCAGGGTCTGCCGCAACTGGTCGAGTTGCCCGCTAAGGCTGGCGCCCCAGGCCTCCTTGCCGGCCAGTTCGACGCGCAGTTCGGCGAGGCATTGACCCAGCGTCTGGATCTCGCGGGTCTTTTCGCAGCGCCGGGCTTCGTTCTCGCGGCGGGCGGCGTCGAGTTGGCGACGCAGCTCGCCATTCTCGGCGCGCAGCTCTTTCAGGGTGCCCAGATTGGTCCGCGTGCCGGTGCCGACCTGATGCTGCAGCATGTGGATGTCGCCGTAGATTGCCTG
This genomic window contains:
- a CDS encoding energy transducer TonB encodes the protein MSYALSRPTSAQRSGLLGIVIGAHVGVFLLILAAKTVAPQIMEMPLIVDLLQPEAPKAPEPKPLPVIKPEPVRQKPTPTPKLPTPQIEATNSPVPARPPGRRAARRQARPAGPAAEPVVQARFDADYLKNPAPAYPPLSRRMGEEGKVILRVSVTPQGSADSVEIKTSSGSSRLDEAAQKTVRNWKFIPAKRGDLAVQSWVLVPIIFKLEQ
- the hemP gene encoding hemin uptake protein HemP, producing MPKPTAPASAAANTQPRPRIASEELLRGNSALEIEHAGQRYLLRVTRENKLILTK
- a CDS encoding TonB-dependent receptor; its protein translation is MCSKFKLKLSVLAVLASLGAGSAAAEEQTLTPINVVEKAERADGAVNGYRATRSASFTKTDTPLKEVPASVSVVPAELMKDQAMQSMADAIRYVPGALAHQGEGNRDQFILRGMSAGADMYVDGIRDDAQVFRDLYNLERVEVLKGAGGMIFGRGGAGGVINRVTKKPVFGHVGEASVTLGQYSQLRGTADVGGKLSDAAAWRLNVMGETADSFRDGADLQRFAINPTVTFLLAPTTTLTLGYEHLKDERTADRGFPSKNGKPYAADPKTFFGNPEQSNARSTVDGAYAILEHDLGGGMQLKNSFRVTHYDKFYQNVYPSTTKPVSATERVTINAYNNANERTNIFNQTDLITRFTTGPLEHTLLTGLELGHQDSTNKRNTGFFGAATSITVPVANPRAIATSFRPNGTDADNNVKADVAALYVQDQIAFSKEWKLLAGLRYDYFKAKLDDRRTLVTPVNLEHTDKEFSPRLGLIWSPTTGQSYYASYSYSFLPSAETLGLAANTANLDPENAKNYEIGGRWDLLPNLSLSTAVFRLDRNNVRNADGLGGIVLTGQTQTEGVELGLQGNVTRNWQVYAGYAHLDARITKATATAGNLNNRPQLVPENTLSVWNRVNVGHGLGAGLGVVYQGASYANADNRVQLPGFTRFDGALYYSFAGDKMRLALNVENLLDKEYFPTADANNNISPGAPRNARLTFTTSF
- a CDS encoding DUF2325 domain-containing protein encodes the protein MSDYPFHVAGGSFPGAPRPQEMFESLLRHQPPTAPSSTHGSRRRKLWELPHKFHCPVIGVCFGADELRGLINKVMHIPHGTSDYVLHTSAVGACDERGPLADLLHKNMEKRFSQTIRRFAAAKTGAALRALWQEAMPTGSEMPAALWASWTHPACDPTLEQAIYGDIHMLQHQVGTGTRTNLGTLKELRAENGELRRQLDAARRENEARRCEKTREIQTLGQCLAELRVELAGKEAWGASLSGQLDQLRQTLPDLKARQLLARRASDAEARTTALSAHAARLEQEVASLKRALGQTDQALRQLSAGHGDTPPPDAEANTGVDVSGKCVLCVGGRSGAINAYRQMIEQRGGRFLHHDGGQEESLHRIDAALAAADLVICQAGCISHNAYWRVKEQCKRTGKPCLYMKTTGISGLSRLIGQTESHEALAERSAD